One segment of Candidatus Falkowbacteria bacterium DNA contains the following:
- a CDS encoding Type 1 glutamine amidotransferase-like domain-containing protein yields the protein MKILLASKEKFLIKEGYNHLGIPKDKLRIGRITTAIKGAQDENFKAYMEEYRQEMIKAGIYFEEMDIKDKSTEEIYKFFEDKNVIQVEGGNPFYLIKYARETGFEKILKDLLAKGLIYVGCSSGSHLMSPSIVLASLKKGRNWYGVSDFTAFAYVPYLVRPHYVKTMDDDLKKIIEETGKKIRLLTDEQAILLEDGKETFIGGPEIILN from the coding sequence ATGAAAATATTGCTAGCTTCAAAGGAGAAATTTCTAATTAAAGAAGGATATAATCATTTAGGCATTCCTAAAGATAAGCTTCGTATCGGCAGAATTACTACTGCTATTAAAGGCGCACAGGATGAAAATTTCAAAGCCTATATGGAAGAGTATAGGCAAGAGATGATAAAAGCAGGCATTTATTTTGAAGAAATGGATATTAAAGATAAATCCACGGAAGAGATCTATAAATTTTTTGAAGATAAGAATGTAATTCAAGTTGAGGGAGGAAATCCATTCTATTTAATTAAGTACGCCCGAGAAACTGGCTTTGAAAAAATTTTAAAAGATTTATTGGCTAAAGGTTTAATCTATGTAGGTTGTAGTAGTGGTTCACATCTGATGTCGCCGAGTATCGTTCTTGCATCTTTGAAAAAGGGGAGAAATTGGTATGGCGTGTCGGATTTTACGGCATTCGCTTATGTACCTTATTTAGTCCGTCCGCATTATGTAAAAACTATGGATGATGATTTGAAAAAAATTATAGAAGAAACAGGTAAAAAGATTCGTTTGCTAACAGATGAACAAGCTATCCTCTTAGAAGACGGTAAAGAAACTTTTATCGGTGGACCGGAGATTATTTTAAATTAA